The Actinobacillus succinogenes 130Z region TTCCAAGAGAGTATTAAATCCGGCTTCGGCAAACATTACGCCGGTATCGTTCGCACCGGTTAAATCATCGGCAATCACAAGCAATTTGTCATTTTTCATATTAATTTCCTCCTGTTGGTGATTGTGCTAAACCGCCTTGACGTTTTAATACCCAAGCGGCAAAAAGTGGTGCAAGAATTGCAGAAACAAGTACGGCCGCGGCAATTTGTGCCGTAGCAGTTTGAACGAACGGTGCGAAATTCGGATCCGCCTGGGCAACGATTTCCGGTGTGATAATCGCATTACCTGCCGTTGTACCCGCTGCAAAACCGATACCCGATTGATTCCCGCGCTTTAAAATAGTTTTATAGCCGATAAAAACCAAAAAACCGGTCAGTAACGAGGCGATAATTCCCAATATAACTCCGGTCAGCCCGCCTGTTACGATAGCCTGGAGATTAATTCCGGTTCCCAGGGCAAACGCAAAGAAAGGAATGACGATTGAACCGGTCGGCTTCATTAAATTTGTCCATTTAGGATCAAGATTGCCGATAACCATACCGACCAGTAGCGGAATAACGGCGGCAAGCATTAAGGATAACGGAATATCCGCAAGCCCGGATGCGCCTAAAAATAGTAATACGAAGAAAGGACCGTCATTGACGGCGGAGGCGATATAAGCGCCCTGATCCCGATAATCGCCGTATTTACCGGTGAATGCCAGCCAAATACCGCCGTTGGAATTGGCTACTACGGTAAGCATGGCCAGTAATGAAATACCGATAATTCCGTCATTTCCGATAAAAAATCCCAGAATGGTTATCAATGCGGCCGGTATAAGCGTTTTACATAATAAAATAACCCCGGTATGGGCAAGAACGGGGCCTGAACTTTTAACCGTAATCTGCATACCCGTAGCAAAAATAAGCAATGCGATCAAAGGGCCCGCCGATGACTTGAAAAGTGCGGTGGTAAACGACCCCAACCCTAAAAATTCAGGAAAAAACGTTCCGACTATTGAGCCCAGAATTAGCGGAATAACCATTGCTCCTCCGGGTATTTTGTTCATTCCGTCATATAAAGGGATAATCGATTGTTCCGTTTGGTTTGTGGTAGCCATAGTAATCATCCTCTTAATTGTTAAATATTTGCTATTTAGCGTCGAGATATAAACTTACCGTCATACTGCTCCCGACTACATTTTCCAGCACTAGGAAGTGCTGGTACCGTGATATTTATAGGAGTAATCCGGCGATGATATTTACAATGTTTTTCGGGCTGATTAACTTGATAGGTATGCGGTGTTGGTCGTGATATATCACGGTTGCCATATTAAATTTGCCTAAATTATCCGCCCGATGAAAAACAGTATTGGGAGAAAACGGGTTGACGATATTAATGTCTTTACTTGGACATATTTTATTGTCGGGCCGATTCCTACCGTATCGCTTACAGCTATAAGCTAAACCGGTGTTTACTTTGTATTTTGTAATTTTTGATTGAAAGTAATCACTTGATGTCCAAGCTAGACGGAGTATAACCATAAAAAATGGTTTAAACTGTGAACAAGATCACAAAATTGATTTATTTAATTCATTGTGAGGAAAATAAATCAATGTAAATAGAGGGATATCTCAGATATGAACAAAGAACGGATTGCTATGAATAGCAATTTTTCCGTATAAAACGAATCGCTGTTAAAAACGGCTCAATAATAAAAAAGCAGCGATGAACGCTGCTTTATTTAGTGAATTTAAAACGGATTAAAAATTGACCGCGCTTTTTAGTTTTTTTAATGCATTGCTTTCAAGTTGGCGGACGCGTTCGGCAGAGATGTTATATTTCGCCGCTAAGTCGTGGAGCGTTGCTTTATTTTCATCTAACCAGCGGGTTTTGATGATGTCTTGGCTGCGAGCATCCAGCGTTTCCATGGCGACGGTTAACTGATCCACTGCTTGAGTTTCGAAATTTTCGTTTTCCAGTTCGGCCGCGAAGTTTGAGCTTTTATCTTCCAAATACATTGACGGTGCAAAAGTTTCTTCTTCGGCGTCGTCTGCCGGCAAATCAAAACCTATGTCGGCACCGGTCATACGGCTTTCCATTTCGATCACATCTTCTTTGGATACGCCGAGTTCGTTAGCCACTAAATCCACTTCATTTTCGCTGAACCAGCCTAAACGTTGTTTGGTTTTACGCAAATTAAAGAACAATTTGCGTTGCGCTTTGGTGGTCGCGACTTTGACGATACGCCAGTTTTTCAACACGTATTCGTGAATTTCGGCTTTAATCCAATGTACGGCGAATGATACTAAACGTACCCCCATTTCCGGATTGAAACGGCGTACGGCTTTCATTAAACCTATATTTCCTTCCTGAATTAAATCCGCTTGCGGCAGACCGTATCCGGCATAACCGCGCGCCACATGAATGACGAAACGAAGGTGTGACAGGATCAACGCTTTAGCCGCGTCTAAATCGTCCTGATAGTATAGACGCTCTGCATAGTCTTTTTCCTGTTCCGCAGTCAACATAGGATATTCGTTGGCGGCACGGATATAACCTTCAAGATTACCTTGCGGGACTAACATCATTTGAGCTTCTTTATTCATTATCTTCCTTCTTAGTTCTTGATGAACTGCGTCATCTGATTATTACATAAAAAATCGAAAGCACCAATTTCACTTTCAATTTTATGTTAAATAAGACTGTATATCCGGCGAAAAAGTTCAGATGAATTATCATGTTTTTGTATGTTTTTCGCAACTGCTTATTTCGTCAGCGGTTGTAATAGATAGCAGTCGTTTTCCGCAATGACGTCCATTAGTAAATCGATATTCGGATGTTTGCCGGGATGAATTTTAGCATCGACAGTATGTTCTGCAAACAGTTCCAAGCCTTTTTCGGCGGAAGTGCGGTCAAGTTTGGCATCGAATTTTTGCGCAAGCGCATAATAAACCCGCAGCGAACCTAACTTGCCAGGAGCGGCGGGAATGTGGTGAATTACCGTTTCTCCGTTTAAAACATTTAAACCGCTCAAATGATCGATACCTGGTAAGGTTTCTAAAATCGTATTGAAATTCATATTCTTACTTCTCTTTTACTACTAACCGATAGCGTTTTCCGCATTAACTTCACCGTTTTCACCGATGAAACGTACTTCCGGTGAAAGATAAATATCAAATTTTGCCGCTACCGCCTGGCGAATATGGTGGGCGAGTTCTACTACATCGGAACCGGTGGCATTGCCTTTGTTAATTAAGACTAACGCTTGTTTTTCGTGTACCGCCGCACCGCCTAATTGATAACCTTTCAGATGACATTGGTCGATGAGCCAGCCCGCCGCCAGTTTGACGAAGCCGTCACCTTGCGGATAGTGAGGAATGGCAGGGTATTCTGCCTGTAATATTCGGAATTGTTCTTCCGTGACAATCGGATTTTTAAAAAAGCTGCCGGCGTTACCGATTTGTTGCGGATCCGGCAGTTTGGCGCGGCGAATAGCACATACTTCGTCAAAAATTCTTTTGGCGCTGACCGCACTCGGATCAAGCTCGCTTAATGTTCCGTATTTCAGTACCGGTTTCCAGTTTTTAGCTAATTTTAAACCGACGGCAATCACCATAAAATCACCGCTATATTGGTGCTTGAATACGCTGTCGCGATAACCGAATCGGCATTCTGCCTTGGTTAACCGAAAGATTTTGTTCTGAACAAGATCCAATACTTCCACATAATCGCAGACATCTTTAAATTCTACGCCGTAAGCACCGATGTTTTGTACCGGTGCCGTACCCGCGCAGCCCGGAATTAAGGCGAGGTTTTCCAGTCCGAAAATGCCTTGCTCCAGCGACCACGCTACCAGATTATGCCAGTTTTCTCCGCCGTTAACGTGTAAATAATGAAAATCCGCATCTTCTTTGTGCTCAATCCCCTGCAATCGGTTAATTAAAACCGTTCCGCGGAAATCCTTTAAAAACAGT contains the following coding sequences:
- a CDS encoding 2-keto-3-deoxygluconate permease yields the protein MATTNQTEQSIIPLYDGMNKIPGGAMVIPLILGSIVGTFFPEFLGLGSFTTALFKSSAGPLIALLIFATGMQITVKSSGPVLAHTGVILLCKTLIPAALITILGFFIGNDGIIGISLLAMLTVVANSNGGIWLAFTGKYGDYRDQGAYIASAVNDGPFFVLLFLGASGLADIPLSLMLAAVIPLLVGMVIGNLDPKWTNLMKPTGSIVIPFFAFALGTGINLQAIVTGGLTGVILGIIASLLTGFLVFIGYKTILKRGNQSGIGFAAGTTAGNAIITPEIVAQADPNFAPFVQTATAQIAAAVLVSAILAPLFAAWVLKRQGGLAQSPTGGN
- a CDS encoding 4-hydroxythreonine-4-phosphate dehydrogenase PdxA, with the protein product MVILRLAWTSSDYFQSKITKYKVNTGLAYSCKRYGRNRPDNKICPSKDINIVNPFSPNTVFHRADNLGKFNMATVIYHDQHRIPIKLISPKNIVNIIAGLLL
- the rpoH gene encoding RNA polymerase sigma factor RpoH, with the translated sequence MNKEAQMMLVPQGNLEGYIRAANEYPMLTAEQEKDYAERLYYQDDLDAAKALILSHLRFVIHVARGYAGYGLPQADLIQEGNIGLMKAVRRFNPEMGVRLVSFAVHWIKAEIHEYVLKNWRIVKVATTKAQRKLFFNLRKTKQRLGWFSENEVDLVANELGVSKEDVIEMESRMTGADIGFDLPADDAEEETFAPSMYLEDKSSNFAAELENENFETQAVDQLTVAMETLDARSQDIIKTRWLDENKATLHDLAAKYNISAERVRQLESNALKKLKSAVNF
- a CDS encoding DUF2322 family protein, yielding MNFNTILETLPGIDHLSGLNVLNGETVIHHIPAAPGKLGSLRVYYALAQKFDAKLDRTSAEKGLELFAEHTVDAKIHPGKHPNIDLLMDVIAENDCYLLQPLTK
- the murB gene encoding UDP-N-acetylmuramate dehydrogenase; translated protein: MKNLLSFNTFGIAANAKNIVEITELSQLHTAWQNARDVGQPVLFLGQGSNVLFLKDFRGTVLINRLQGIEHKEDADFHYLHVNGGENWHNLVAWSLEQGIFGLENLALIPGCAGTAPVQNIGAYGVEFKDVCDYVEVLDLVQNKIFRLTKAECRFGYRDSVFKHQYSGDFMVIAVGLKLAKNWKPVLKYGTLSELDPSAVSAKRIFDEVCAIRRAKLPDPQQIGNAGSFFKNPIVTEEQFRILQAEYPAIPHYPQGDGFVKLAAGWLIDQCHLKGYQLGGAAVHEKQALVLINKGNATGSDVVELAHHIRQAVAAKFDIYLSPEVRFIGENGEVNAENAIG